DNA from Neovison vison isolate M4711 chromosome 12, ASM_NN_V1, whole genome shotgun sequence:
aaggagagaagagaatacCCCAGTTTAGTGTTACAAGGCACACAGAGCAGAGGACAACTGTGGGACTAGTATGTGTTACATACAGGGAAACAGGTCGGTGAGTaggtaggaaggaagggcaggggaAGTCCAAAAGTAATGAGGAGATGGGAAAGTACTTACCCGACAGCATAGAGCTTCTGGATGGGGGCcgcccacccccgcctctctgcctgctgctggaTCAGGTCCTCTGCGTACTGGTAAGTGAGGACGCTGGGTTTGCCCATCAGGCCCTCGTATTTCAGCTCTTTGCCTGTCAATTTCTGGTAAATGGTTTCCAGGCACAGCAAAAAGGTGCCATGGCCAAACCTGTCAGAGAAGAGAGCTCAGCAGCTCAGGCCTCCTCTCCCTGGCTCTAAGCAGGACCCTATACACCAGCCTTTCACTCCAGCACCCTGCTAGTGACAGATAAAGTGAAATTACTTCTAGTAAGAATCACATTTATTATCTATCTTTATGACCTGCTGTTATCtactaatatttgttgagcactaTTGTGGCATATCACATGTAACTCTCAGAACAACCCCATGAGAGCTGtcatcattttcatttataaatgaggaaactgaggcatacagatattaaggaacttgcccaaggtggcagagctaggattacAACCTAGGCAGTCAGACTCTACAAATCTAAATTCAGCTTTAAATCTGTGCAGACTACCAGTtgccctctccccttctttctcagTGCCAGTTTTCAGCTCACCATATTGCGACCAGGTGTACAAAAGTATTTCCTTGCCTCCACTGCAGCTCGTGTGCAGCCATGTGAATAAGCTACAGCCAAAGAGTCCGTGAAATCAGAAGTACTGGGCTAAACCTCTAGGAAGTGTGAAACTGGGTACTCTTTTCCactctccctcactctttcttGCCGCCTGGAATGCTGATCTGGTGCCTGGAGCTCAGGCAGCCATTTGGAACTATGCTGTGAAGGGCTAAGGATTGCACAGCAGGAAGACAGGAGCCTATGTCCGAGACAAGTGCGACATCCACACAAGCCCTGCACTGCCTACCGCATTCTTCTTttccatgagaaaaaaaagaaacttctatcTTGTCTAAGACactttcagggacgcctgggtggctcaggtcatgatcccagggtcctggaatagagccccacatcgggctctctgctcggcaggaaaactgcttctccctctgcctactgctccctctgcttgtgctctctcacactctcggacaaataaataaatgaagtctgggggagcctgagtggctcagtgggttaagccgctgccttcggctcaggtcatgatctcggggtcctgggatcgagtcccgcatcgggttctctgcttggcagggaacctgcttccctctctctctctctgcctgcctctctgcctccttgtaatctctgcctgtcaaataaataaataaataaaatctttaataaataaataaataaagtcttgaagggaaaaaaaaaagaaaacactttcattttgggttttgggttttcaTCCCTGGCTGCTAAGCCAAATTCTGATACTGTCCAACATATTAAGGTTGTATTTCAGCGTCACTTATTTATATAACAAATTCTacttccaatttttaaattaatgggtGAAAAGTAATCTCAAATCTGATTTATAAATTGAAATTTGCTACTTGCTATTCTGTTCCAGCCTACATAGCCAAACCCCCCTCACCTAGTGTGTTGGCACATCCTAACTGTAGGAAGAATACTTCAGAGAAAACATCTAACCTCGGGATACAGAAATACACCTTTTAAAGTACCAAGAGAACACCACAACACACATCTCTTTGGAGTTACTAAGTCATGTCACTTGAGGCAGTGTGGGGCCTGCTACCCTCTGTTGAATCACTCACACAGCCCACTGGAATCAGTGTCATAGAGAGAAAATTCTGGACTTTGGCCCTGCAGATAAGAGCCACCAAACGGTATACAGTAGCCACAGCTATCCTTCCAGAAAGGCCCTCCAGGGCTGGAAAAAGACCTGCCTAGACTGTGCTTGGCCTCAGACAGGACAGAGGAGGTCTAtacagctgagcagggagcggtgAGGCAGGGGGAGACTGAGAAAGTCACTTACCCACTAGGTCTCAGTTCTCTGGCCTACATAACCGTCAGAATAATTATcgttccccctgcccccacatctTAAGGGCAGGAGGAGACAAAGAGGGAAGGAACCAGTGCTACAGGGAGGAGGCAAAGAGGAGCAGCTGCACTGCTAGGCCTCCATTGAAGTCATTCATTGTTTGGGTTCCACAGACCAAAAAATAACAGGTTCTGGGGGCACCCAACAAGCTGAACGGGTGGAGCATGCAACGCCTGATCTCAGGCttgcgagttcaagccccatgttgggggcggagattacttaaaaaaagttttaaatctgaaaaattttaaataaaataacataacatGTTCTGTTAAGATTCTGGGgagcaggagcacctgggtggctcagttgattgagcatccaactcttggtttcagctcaagtcatgatcttgaggtcatgggaCTGAACTACACGTCAGGTCAGCGCAGAagctgcttgagattttctctctccctatccctctgcctctgaccctcccactcatgctctctctttctctataaataaattaaatcttaaacaaataagATTCtgaagggcaaaggccatgtgttAAAGATCACCTCAACATATCTTCAGTGATCAGTAAGCTATACTTTTCATTTACTAATTAGTATGCAAAATAACCCCTTGAAAATCCTCCCAGAAAGGACAAGTTTCTGTGGCAAATACGGGGCTGACCCAGGCAGGGGTACCAGAATGATGGTAAGAAACTCAGCAGGACTGTCCAAGCAGCAGCTGGCAGTGGCCACAACTGTCAAGGCCAGAAACTCTGTATCCTTACCTAGGCATCTTGGCTTCAGCCATCCAAAGGAGATCCATGTTGCTAGCCAGGACAGGGAGATGGGGATAAGGAGCCGTTGCTAGACCAGTCCCAGGGTTCCCATTGCTGAGCAGGACATCTATGATCAGCTGCAGGCTTGTCTCCCAGCGGACTGGCTCCCCAAGGAGAAGAACCCCTTTAAAGAGCAAAGGCATGGAAGTGaggcactctgcctgacctctgcGGCAGGCAGGAGGAAGGCCCTTAGGAGGCCCGCTGACACCAGCTGGTGCCACCCGACCACAAGCTCTTTCCCCACAGTACACATCCCGGCAAGGGCACAGTTCCCAGAACCAGCCTTCAaagatccattcatccattcaaccaaGGTaaacaaagcccaggacctgGGAAGGCACTTCCTAAGGGCTCCCATTTCCACTTGTACTCACCAGGACTTCACAGAAAaggttaaaataaagaaaaccagcagCCAAGTCtcaggcctgcttcctcctgctgaCTAATGCTTTCCTGATCACCTCACCCACAAGTACCTGGCAAAGGGCTTGCCCTCCTAAGCCCCAGGGGCCAGTAAATCTAACCACTAGGAGAGGAGGATCTGGAGTGACACAGACTGGCATTTCCAACCTGACAGTCCATTTTCCTTGTGACTTTAGGCAAATTACTTACCATCTCTCTAAGCCTCTGCCTCAACTACATCATAATGATACCTACGATTGTTTAGGGTAAAAATGAGATATAATAAAGCACTTAACCCATGCTGGACACATAACACTTAACATGGTAGCTGCCAGTATCAGCTACAAGGCCAGTGGTCTCAATGGGATAGTACTTGCCCCTAAGAGGTGTTCTAGAAACTGgaggatatatttttattgtcacCATGACTGACAATTAGTGGCAAGGATCATAGGAGGGGACCACGAATGCCAGATGCTCAGGACAATCCTGAACAATCAGAAGCTGCCCCTGTTCTATTAATATTTGAGTATCCCATCTGACATTCACATAGGTGAATAACCTATTTATAGGTAATTGAGCCTAAACCCTAATTTCGTTCTACATGTAAACACAAAGTAGAGCTTTAATAAACaaacaattttctaaaaaatgcAACTATCATGTAAATCAAGAGAAGTCTgcagtttatcttttcaaaattttaccAAAGTTATTCCATATATTCAAAAATCACTTCACCAATGACAATGCAATCCCTAATGTCTGAGTCACCCATAAAATACACCTATATCCCACCTATAAACACACTTAACGTCAGTCTGCATTTGTAGCTGTAACATTCGTGATGATTCCATGTTTGAGATAATCATTTTACTACTTCATTATGTCTTCCTGAATAATCATTTACATACTGAAATACACATTACCTTactaaaaattttccttttatttctccctaTTACAATTAGGGCTTTACAATGAACtagttaatttttaatatacatatacaggGAAGTTTTATTATCTATGAATTTCACAGCAGGGCAGTAAAGGGGACATTACAGTATTTTTGTTACATGAAGGGGAACTGGATTTAGTAGAGCTGAGAAACACTGGCCTACATTACCTCTGGGAGTTTTTCCATGCTAAGATCTTCTACACTTAACAATTTTTCTGGAATAATAGAGCAAGTGAAATAGGcagggaaatttaaaaacaaaggtcTCAGAGGTAGTGAGGGGTAGATCTGAGACTAGAACCTAGGTGACCTAATACCCAATGCCTGTAGCCACCCCACCAGTCTACAGGCAAACAAGCTGCAAGAGAACGGCATGGAGGGCCAAAAGGAGAACCGCCCGGAGCCACACCTACACCAGCAGAGGCCCTCATTACCTTCAATGGCCGGGAAGTCGTTCCTTAGAAGGGGCTGCcaagaaacaaagagaaggacGATCAATGCCAGTCACTGTCCACTTCCCGACAACCACTCAACTGTATCATAAGGAGTGGCAAGAGAAAAGACACATTCTGGACAGATCAAACACTATCACCACCCCCACGGTCTAGCCCAAGCCAAGGAGAAGCTGGATAAGACCGAGGAAGAAAATTCACAAAGAAAAGTGAAGTCAGAATGGGCAGGGTTCTCACTGAACACACAGAGGGAAGTCACATATGGACGTCAACCAGGAGGAAGGGCTGGTCACCTGTCCCTGTGAGGACAGGAGGTGAGATGTGTGTCAAGCAAGGATCTAGAATCAGGTAGCTAAGATGAAGGTGAGACTATGAAGGAAAGGGAGGTCACCAGGGCATGACAGACCATTTCTCTAGATGTGATATGAAGAGGCAGGAGCCTTTACTTTACCCATCCTCTGGGGTCTGTTCCTTCCCTAAACTATTAGTCTTGGCTCTACCACTAACCAGCTATGTGACCTGGAGTAGGTCACTTCccctgtgtggggctcagtctctgagCTGCTCTAAGATCTGTTCCAACTCAGACATTCAAGTTCCCCACATAATTTGCACGATCCTAGGAGGAAGATTTTGAAGGTGATGAAGAACTCTGTTCAATTGGAAAGCTCTAGAGGAAGGAAAACTAAGgctacataaacaaacaaaaataagcttGTCTGTTTATAACTGCATTTCCCCACATTTTGACAATGGTGTGACTTAGACTACAGGCCATGTGATAGAGAGTTCACATGAGGAAGAGGGGTGCCAGGGAAGGGGCCATCAAGAGTCAAGAAGTCATACTCTAAAGGATCAAGGAGAGGCTGTAAACTAGTGGTTCAAATATGAACCAAACCCAAAAGGAACCCGGGCATACTCAGAACTGCTGGTTACCTTTACAAGCAAGCTATTCTCACAAGGACAGCTCTCCATAGCAAGCTTTAGGATAAAGGAGCAGCAATGATTAATTTCACAAAGGTTAATGATCTCCTAagcaacactcaaaaaacagtcAGTAAAACTGGTAACTCCTCGTTGGAGATGCTAGGGCTTTGAAAGGGGTTCTCAGCTAATGACAATGCAGAAAGGAAAACACTTAGGAGCCTGTTGCCCCTCTGGGCCATCCTTGTatatctggaaaacaaaatcCTTGGCCAGATTTGCCTCTCTAAGGTGGAAAAGACGCAGCTCTCGGTGGGAGGGGTTGCAAGGTTGGTAAGAGGAACCCATGTGAGGAATAAGAAGAGAGAACTAAACATGAGACACCCAGGAGCATGCTCCTTATTACCGTGGTCTTTGGCCGCCGCTGGAGATCTACCATGTCAAGCACAGGAAAGGCCATACGCAGCTCATCCACAGTAACCACATTCTCGAAGCCCAATCTACAGCAAGATCAGGGAAGCAAAGCTGGACAGTTCTGGGGGAAGATGGCTTTAAGGGGAAGGGAACCAACACAGTCCCAAGCAAACTAGGGCACCCAATCCCCAGACAGGAGTGAAGCAGTGAGAGCCCAGACACAGCCTGAAAGGCCAACGTCAATCCTGAGAGTGCTGCCAGATGGGCCGTGACTACACAGCGACGCAGCAGCAGGGTGACAGGTCCCACACTGGGTACTACCAGGGCACAAAGGCACACAAGAATGTctggccttggggcacctgggtggctcagtaggttaaagcctctcccttcagctcaggtcatgatcctggggtcctgggatcaaggcccacatagggctctctgctcagcagggagcttgcttcctcctctctctctgcctgcctctctgcctacttgtgatctctgtctgtcaaataaataataaataaaatctttaaaaaaaaaaaaatgtctggccTCAAGGAACTCACCATAGGCCCAGGGCCCATCTAAACCAGCGCTCTGTGAACAATGCTGGTTTTGGGGAGTTGAAAAAAGGAGACTCGTCACTGAGCTGGTAGCTGGGCAGAGTCCAGGGAAGTCAGACTTGAGAGAACTCTTGAGGATGAGCCAGATTCAGAAAGGATGGGGAGGCCACGAAGAGCAGAAAACCAGTGCCAACCATATCTCTCCAAGAGCCGCCTCCATTTTCTGTCCCCACTTACAATCTTAACTGGACATGGTTTCAGATTATTTTCAAGATGAATCTCCTGAAAACACTTCTTCTGTCAGACTACCCAACAGCAACAGAACTTGCAAAGACTCCCCCTGCCCTCCTAAGTAAGCCCTGTGGCCTCTTGCCTTTCTTTCTGAGGCTTCCCTTCCAAGGCGCCACTCCTCCTGCTGCCTCTTACTCCCCACTCTATCCCAATCCAAACTCAGGCTTCAGGGATCCtcaccttcccttctctctgcagcCTCCTCAGCTCCTTCCCACCACAGAAAACCTTAACTATAACCATCTCTGGTAGCACAGCCACACCCCTCCATGAAGCCACCAGTCACAGCAGCTCCCAGGGTGTTCCCTCCCCAATACCCAGGACTCTCAGAACCTATACAGTGCTTTTAAGTCTTcaattgtaggggcgcctgggtggctcagtgggttaagcctctgcctttggctcaggtcatgatcccagggtgctgggatcgagccctgcatcgagccctgcatcgggctctctgctcagcagggagcctgcttcctcctctctctctctgcctgcctctctgcctacttgtgatctctctgtccaataaataaataaaatctttaaaaaaaaaaaaagttttcaattgtaagctgtcttttttttttttttaaacgcagATCCTGGCTGGGCTTCAGGTCTAAGCTTGGAaaactgcttttttctttttttatccttagagaggaagtagAAGGGAGTgtagaggggcagggagagaatcttccttttttttttttaagattatttatttatttattttccagagattgagagagagagagcacaagcagggggaacagtagaggcagagggagaagcagactctccactgagtggggagcccgatgcaggacttgatcccaggactctgagatcatgacctgagctgaaggcagatgcacagctgactaagccacccaggcgtccctagagaaagaagacaatgttaagcagactctgtacccagcacagagctgaaTGCGAGGCTTGATCTCTCAACCgtgagatcccaacctgagccgaaaacaagtcggacactttactgactgcaccacctaggtgcccccatcaTATGCCATCTTAAATACTCCTTTATCATTTGTGAATCTGTTATTCCTGCCTCGAGTATGAACCCTTTGATGAAGACAGAGTCCCACATGCTGTTCTTGGAGAACACCCCTGAAGAACGTGCTGGTACCCAGGAAGTGCTCAATGCAGGTCTTCCAAATGAGCAAATGAGTATGTGGCTTGAGAACAGGGATCAactcttctgcctctttcttttttaagatttttatttatttatttgagagagagagagagatcacaagcaggcagaaaggcaggcagagaaagagaaggaagcaggctccctgctgagcagagaatccgattcagggctcgatcccaggaccgagatcatgacctgagctgaaggcagagggtttaacccactgagccacccaggcacccaactctTCTGCCTCCTGAGTGTGCCCAGACCCAAAAGATTCACTGTGGATACTTAATACTAGCTAAGAAGTTGAATGAGCACCCTGAGGAACAAGGCTAGAGCAGTAGTTCCAAACCTAATTAGAGAATCACCTAGTTTTCTCTTCTAACATACAGACTGCTGATTCTTCTCTCACACCTAGTGAACCAATAATCTGTATCTTAAGCTCCCCAGTAGGTTCTGATTCAGTGGGCTAGCTTCTTGGAAACTATGGCACCTGGAAGCCATCCTCCCTCCCTAGAGAGCCCACTACGTATCCCTTAAGCCTTGGCACCATGCAGCCAGCACACCTCATTATGGTCCTgtccacccccacacccccagccatGGGAGGAAAACTCCAGTCCTGCCCCCTCCTCTACAGCCAGACCAAGCAACACCAAAAGGATACACTCGGGCATTTTCCACCACGGGCCCCTGCCCAGACACCAGCATCCGCTTGTTGTGATATTGCGAAAAGAGCTTCATGGGGCTGTGAGAGAGAATGACTTGATCCGGTTCCACCTGTAGCAACAGTCAAAAGACAGAGGAGAGCAGGGAGACACAAAGTTGATGGAAAATAAGGGGGAGACGGGTAGCCTCTGCCCGcttaggaagggaaaaaaactgcccagaaaaaaagggaaggcgCCCTTTCTGGCACCCAACACTTGTAGACACTACCCAAACAGGTGTGAAAAGAACCTGTCTAACTTGGCTCTTGCCACAAGAAAAGAACAAGCAGAAAATGCCATCAGTCGTGGGTTCTGACCACTGACTGTTCTGCTCAGTTTCTCCAGCTGGACACTTCAGGGTTAATGCGCATGTTCTTTGTCACAGTCACAGAAATCTGCCTCTGACTTTGTTTTCAATTCTACTTAAAGACTTAGCTTTTTAACATTTATAGTACTAACTCCAACGATGAAGCCAATACTCAAATGTTTTTGGAACCCTCTCCAGAAACCACAGACGGGAACCAGTTGTACTCCCTTGTTCTGCATTCAACCCCCAAGCGTGTTACCCAGTCAATCAGCCACTTTATTTACTCTCTTGGTTCCAAAGGGCTCTTTCCAAGAACTCAATCCACCCTTAATAAAAAAGGACATGTCAACATTGATATACCATGTGGAAGGGCAAGTGGGAAGAGGGACTGCTTTTGGAGGACAATGCTCATTCAggtatgtaccttttttttttttaagactttatttatttatttgacagagagagacagagagagggaacaccagcagggagtgtgggagagggagaagcaggcttcccgctgagcagggaacccaacacagggctcgatcataggaccctgggatcatgacctgagctgaaggcagctgcttaatgactgagccacccaggcacccctagatatgTACCtctttatttatgaaaaacaaaGGCTATTACTTCAACATCCCACCTGGTAT
Protein-coding regions in this window:
- the HDHD5 gene encoding haloacid dehalogenase-like hydrolase domain-containing 5 isoform X2; its protein translation is MAVLRSLAAVRAAPGLWWRAARESLGLRGRCPGRGYSVDAAQVEPDQVILSHSPMKLFSQYHNKRMLVSGQGPVVENARVLGFENVVTVDELRMAFPVLDMVDLQRRPKTTPLLRNDFPAIEGVLLLGEPVRWETSLQLIIDVLLSNGNPGTGLATAPYPHLPVLASNMDLLWMAEAKMPRFGHGTFLLCLETIYQKLTGKELKYEGLMGKPSVLTYQYAEDLIQQQAERRGWAAPIQKLYAVGDNPMSDVYGANLFHKYLQMAKHGGAEERGASGLWKQRPSATQSCASILVCTGVYNPKGPEPTRPTQEAEAAPFHGHRDFSFSPGLMEASHIVNDVNEAVQLVFHKEGWAL